Genomic window (Ananas comosus cultivar F153 linkage group 1, ASM154086v1, whole genome shotgun sequence):
TGCACAATTTAGACACCAtagacacaaaaaaaaaaatcccgatGTGAAAAAATTCGCAGGCGAAAGTTAAGGTCAACCCCCGCTGTGAATCCTTGTGACTCACCAGCAAAAATTAGGGGAATATTGCTTTTTGACTATGAACACTTTGGTAAAGAAAGGTATTTTTATGGACACTTTTCTAGAAAAAGCATTGACAAATGACAAGACAACTAAATATCCACAAACAACGAAATCTTAGACAAACATCCACTAACAAGGCATCTACTTCAGAATTTGTTATATGAGACATCTACATCACAATCAAGACAGAATCATCGTacataatttctttttaaagaGAGCATCTACTATTAAAAAGAATCTGCTTTATTACAAAACTACAAAATTCTTCCAGCTCATACATCCACTCAGAAGGCTTCTATACTCTTCAGAGCATCTTTAAGGACAACCACGATGGCATCTCCTATAATATGTCCTtttctttgtttaatttatttcttatttttcttgtatccattatattttttttgctatataTCAACCTATATCTTGAACCCATTTAGGTTATGCTAGAAATCCTGTCATGATGAATATTCATCTTAAGCATTTGTAAAGTAAATATGCTTGGCAGATTTCATAAGAATATGCTCTAATAAGCCGTTATGCCACAGAAATGGCATTAGACTAATGAGCCAAACTCTGAAAATTGTATACCAGGAGGGTCTTGTACACCAACAATCTGTCTTAAGTGGTATTCACCCCTCCGGTCTCTAGTATAGCTAACCGTAGCCAAGATTTAGGGCACCTGCATCAAGGAAAATATAATGAGATAAAGaattataagaaatatttaaatttatgaacatACTTGAGATTATAGTCTAATATAAAGGAGTACCAAGTAGGGATAGTTCTAAAATTGTGTTTTTCTCAacccttatatatttttcttattatctttttttttttttctttttacttataTTATCTTTacattctcttctctttttaatttctaaaaaaaagtggatcttttttattttaatattcttttctcttacatttatcttttgtttcttttgtatAAACTCCATATCTATTTTTGTATAAAACTTAGATCTTTTAGTTTTACTTTCTTTATTATATCATCATTAAAATTTAGCTCTTTCTACATtatatttcctttctttttagGATTTAATCTTAGGATTtttcgcctccactttcctttTACTcttcgaaaatataaaaaaaatctgagcCCTCAAATTCTGCTCagggtataaataagaattgcttattccaggaataggtacaagttcaggtataagcgaGAATTAcaccaattttacgtttggatgaaaattgggttgttcctgggattaaaaaaaataatatttggatgaaaattgggttgttttttgtaataagaaaaataacgtttggatagataagatgtGGGtaggtataaataaaaaatgatgatattacttttctcattaaatttgaatttgaaaaattaaatttcatatttgaatttttaaattttaaattttaatttttaaatttcaaaatNTCTTAGGATTtttcgcctccactttccttttactcttcaaatattaaaaaaaaaaaatctgagccCTCAAAATCTGGTATAAAATGAagcctatgtatatatatatatatatatatataacgtttggatagataagatgtGGGTaggtataaataaataaatttgatattacttttctcattaaatttgaatttgaaaaattaaatttcatatttgaatttttaaattttaaattttaatttttaaatttcaaaattcaaatttaaaatataaaattcaaaatgttaattttaaatttaagatcaaatttaaatttgaaaaatataaaatatcaaatttaaatttaaaaattataaaatatcaaattttaaatttgaaaaatttagaATCTAAAAATTGAGAATGGGAatttaaaaatcataaattttaattttgaaataaaaattataaattttgtaataaatttaaaatttaaacttatttctctctctctctccctctctctccccccaagCTTGTttcgggaacaagcttgttccaccAAGGGGTGGGAACTATTAGGATAACCCATTAAGGTAGGAACTAATAGTTcctaccattttttttttttgtttaggtaTAGGAGGGGAATAAGGGTTTATTCCCCTTCTTataccccaaccaaacactaccaTAGATTTCggttattatactcttatgagtacgagcgccgtagcacactgaactttggcaaattgcaagattctaGTGTAAGGATAGTATTTTAAACTATTCTGGATGTTTTGAGGGTTGTCTGTGTTGTATCTGCCTGTTTCTGGAGCTTATTAGGCGCGAGAACGGGCTTTTgacatcaaaatctgcaaagtgcaggttttagtgttgagtaccggtgcTGGatgttggtaccggtaccctataGAGTGCTGAAATGCGTTCTTGGGTTTTGAGGTACTAGAcagtgagtaccggtactgcattgggctggtaccggtacgcagtgttaAACCATAACTTCCAACGTTCTGGTTTTGTGAGGTTgagtgctgggtaccggtaccccaacccgcgtatcggtactcaatactGCATAATCTGTTTTTTAAGCTAGATGTAATTGCTAGgttttgaggggcctaagtggataTTGTACATTGTGTTTAAATAACCCTTCACCTCTCATTGTCCTCGGTTGGTTGAGGATGGAGTGAGAGAAGAGGTGAgtttctttccctttctctcttgattttcttctccaaatccttggatttttgggtgttgatctcttttcctctttctcctcctccatgGATGCTTGCTTTGGGGCCTTGGATAGGAGCTTGGAGATGTATGAAAGAGCTTGTTTATGGAttgaacttcaaccctagcacttcatggcttggtttggagcttaaTTTGAGGTGTGTATCACTCTTGCTTTCTCTATTCATGAATCTTGCAAGAAATTTGGTAGAAAACCTAATTTTGTAGAAactagggtttgttttggggCTTTTCTTTTGAAAGCTTTTTGGTtggaattgatgagtgtagaacactcttataggttggatttgaagcttcttagctTCGATTTGGACTTTGGACAAGTTCTACTTGATCTAAGGTAATTTTCACCTATTTTATGCTTGATTTTTGGTTAATTTCGTGGTTAGCTTTTTAGAAGCTTGTAACTCTTTGAGAATTtttcttagggtgctagaagacttgtggacaacttcgtttggaGAAACGAACAAGTTTGATGGGTATCCAgtaggtttgacctcaccgaaatgggtgaactctccTATGTCTCCTATCTTGTTATAGGACTTAAATGGATGCATTCTCATGTTAGATATGCcatgatagaatttttgaatACATGATTCATACATGTTATGTGGTGAAAAGGTTATACTCTATTTAGTAGAGGTGAAATGGTTATACTCTATTTAGTAGAGGTGAAATAGTTATACTCTATTTAGTAGAGGTGAAATGGTTATACTCTGTTTAGTAGAGGACATTTTGCATACTCCATGTAGTAGAGAACATTTGATGTAATCGTAGTATGATGACTAGTTCCTCTTATGCAAATATAGGAATGCATGTTAGAGATGAATAATAGTATCCTATGAGAAACTATATAGTTAGTATAAGTATTGGATTCACACTCGTAAGGCAATTAATATACTTGCTTTAGATGAAGGTGATCATGACATATTGCATGTTAATGACAAGATATGGACCTGAGCATGTTGCATTCAATCTAGTTGAACAACTAAAGTTGATCTTATGAGGTGGCACCCGACCCCTAGGTCGATAGATGAAAATTCTATGTTATAGACATGATGAAAGAGTTTCCCTACACTTACGATTATATAAACGACATATGCATATGATTGCTTAACTTATTGGAAAGTAGTTGCTTGCATGATTACTTTTATACTCCATGTAGTGGAGGTTATGTAGCAGCCGTATGCAAGATTTGAACCATGAGTTCGTCGATATCCTTATAGTTCATTGAACACGACAATTGTGAATTGCTCTTTTAATGCTAGTGGAAATGGTGCATGTTAGTAAACCCCTTTAGGGTCTTGAATGATATATGATATATTGGTAGAGGCATACCACTAAGTTCATTGGCAATGAAATATGACATTTATGCATAGTATTCGACCTTGAGTCGAGGTTTggaatttcatgttttagacatgatgattgacgTCGATTGTCTTGGACATGACGTGTATGATCAcgattgcttgccattgtgctcattcacataAGCTtttgagggtcgctccctacaagccggcactccggagttagcctttgcGACAACATGCTCGCCTGTGCGGGATTAGGCGAcgaagtggattgtcgtgggtgaggctcattcctagtaggggaatgttgactaccacggggtcaTTAGGCATGGCACAAGCCGGGACATTGCCTCGCGTAAGTCCCTCGTTAATTGGGTAAAAGTTACTTTAACTTGACATTAGGATGGACATACTAGCGAGTTGATAGCTTGTGACACTAGTCGATGTATACTTAGTAGATGGACATACTAGTGAGTTGTTAGCTTGTGACACTACTTGATGCATTTGTAGTGGTTGGTCATTGTTTGCATGACAACTTTGGTGATAGCAAACCTATTACTCATGATGATCAGTATAGAAATGTAGCTCCATGATGACAATAGCTATTTGATGGCAATGACAGTATAAGACTTTCATTTTTAATTAACTATCGCATATAGTTTAAAGATGGACAAGCATGTAAATTGCATATACATTACTTGCGCATGTAACTATAGAGATTTGTATACATGTTAGTTTAAAGATGGACAAGCATGTCTAAAACTTGAATGTTCAATTTATTGTTAACTGTATGCTCAATATTTATTGTATATTAGCATGTCTcggttgacctagtggtgtatttcgccactctcggcggcttacccactgggaactattatttaatagttctcacccttaTTGGTtgattgtttttgtttcagaacCTTCCGcggcgggagaggctagggttcGTGGCAAGaggttagcgactagctagagcctcctcGATTGTTGCTATAAATGGACCCGTAGAATTCTTTTTTTGATTTAGTTCAAGGATGTATAATTGTACATTATTTGAGATTCCTAGTATTTATGTTGTACCTATTGATTAGATTATTGTAATCTTGATATGTATAAGTAGTGAAATTTTGTATCTCGTAGGTTTATGATCTTGCTCTGATTACCATGTTTAGGAACGATTCATACTTCTTTCTCTATGATTGTTGTAGACGTCTTGTGTGCATCGGGGGTGTTTgatgtacacggcgggtctgtgcacgcgcccGGTGGGTTTCTGCTGTGGCCCGGGGCATGACAAGCGCTTTCGTACTTATgagtcgtttttgatgatagagctttcaaatcgacgatccataccgttaaacatgatttagagcatttaaaatttctagaaatcaaattttataatttttaacatcatttaccttacgatcgaaggatcttaaaattgacaatttttaacggccggtattgGATACTTGTTAATTTAGTGATGTAAAACAATcggaattggttgaatttttgataaaaaattctattcactatctaaataaagatcaataactctgatcttaaattgaaaaattcgatcattttttttaagaggtcattcaattttgaccattcatttatgcatgcttgatggactttaatataattttgaaaaattacaaaatttatttttttaaagtttcaaatactcttgatcatatttaacagtatggatcatcaatttggaagctccatcattaaagTCAATTTATGAGTCTGAAGaggtttatactcataagagtatggtagccctactctctctctctctctctctctctctctgagagagttgagctggaatgctattagtagcaaacaagcttcgttgccacctatttgttttcgatgatggagcctccaaatcgacgattggcaccgttaaacatgatctatatcacttgaagcatctagagaCCAAATTTTATGCATTTTGCCAAACAAGATCCACAGATGTTGACTCTGCAACGAATTTTTGATCCACCTTGTTTTGTTATGCTGACCGTGAAGTATGGTAATAGCAGTATCTAGCAGCATCCTAGTATTTGGCATGACAGTCGAACTTATCCAGCCATAGTACCTGTTTGATATCCATGTATAATCAACCATCCAAAGTACAGCAAGCTTTTCAAAATTCGGCTGTAAAGTATGCTTAGATAACTGTTATATCATCCTTGTTTTGCTTgtgttattttatttgaatttccATTAATTGGTAATCTGGCTATTGTTTTCATTTCCTTTTTACTATTGACTCACTATTCAGATCCCTCCCTACACAAGACATTCAAGCTGTTGTTGAGTGCGGATGTCCTAATCTCTTCCGTAAAGTGGTGAATTCAGCAAAAAGGTTGCGAGCATTTCTGCAACTTGATGAAGCTGATGTAAGTTTAACTTTACtcttaaaatctaatatttatatctatttaaattCTAAGAAAGATGGTCCCAAATCAGTTTGAGGgatttattttttccttattatcaaaatttttctagAAGTATTGAAGTTACGACTAGTAAAATTGAAGTTGGAAGTACTAGCCTTCATTACTTGAAGAATGCGTAATTGTTCTTACTAATATAATTGCAGGTATGTAGTGCTTGCAATCTACGAGGGTCTTGTGACAAAGCATACGTTATAGCAAAGGATAATGAAGGAGCTCGAACTGTTGATGTTGTGCGTATATTGTTAAGCTATGCGGTAGACCCTGTTAGCCTCTCTGGAGAATATTCTGTCAAAGCGAATGTTCAGGAATCTGCACGCAAGCTACTGACGGAGCTTATTAAACTTAGTGACACTGCGATTGATCCGTCCCTTCCAAAACCTGCAGTGGTATCTCCCAGTCAGAAAGAACCATTCCAGAAGGTCGTAGCAAAGGAGAAGCAATCAGTTGGAAAGGGTAAGCAATCACCTGCTGTTGAAATGAAGAGGGGGGACTGGCTATGTCCTAAGTAAGTTTTCCCTTTCTTTATTTCCTATTTTTTGAACTGCATTGACTCTTTTTCTGATTTCTTATTGCTGATTATATTTGCTGAATTAATAGTAATGCtgtatcgaatatttattttggttGTCTCCTGATGCCCCTCGTGATCGGAGCACTGGCATTTTAAGGTACTAAATTCATAAGAAGTCATAAGAAGTCATAAGAAGATGCTTTATGTCTGCCTTTGAAACCTAATGGTAACAAGAATGCGGGATTCCTGTAGTTTCTGAAAGTAACGAGGGTGAAGGTATTTAGTCACAGACGAGTGAATTTTTGGTAACAAAAGAATTAGACTGAGTTTTAGCAAGGCCTTTGTTTGCATTGGCTTTAAATAAATCTACTTAAAGTAAGCCAGATGAGGTCCCTGTGGGGCATCTTATTTGGGGTGATATTGCTTTTATTGATCAGTTTGATGGATGATTTGATTCTTAGGATTGTGTGGACATGATTTAGTCTTTTGCCTTCACCACCATGTAAGTAGACTTTCTGGACATTGATTTTCTTTTGTGTGCATTCATTTGATGAAGTTTTGGCTTTGTATGAGTTACAACTACCACTGTTAGAACAGTATGTCGATAGGCTAAGATTAGCCTACTGCGCTTGTACTTGAGTTTTGCTAGGAATTTGCAGTTGTGGTTGTAATctcaaaaatctaataatttcttttatttttcttttttctaagcTGCAACTTCCTAAATTTTGCTCGAAATCTCCGTTGCCTAGAATGCAAAGAGAATGGCCCAAAGAGAGTAGACTTTGGAAATGCTGAAATGAAGTTGGGGGATTGGACTTGTCCTGAGTaatactttcttttctttctccctttttttttcaacctttacTCCATCAGTAAGTGCTCTTAAGTTGAATTAAGCTCATTCATATGTTTGTCTGTGCAGATGTCAGTTCATGAATTTTGCTCGCAATAAGAAGTGTTTCCGTTGCCTTGAACCTCGACCTAAAAGGCCACTTAACCCTGGGGAGTGGGAATGCCCCTCGTACGTCTTGTGCCTTCTTACTATTTTAGTTGGCGTTTGGCATTGTTAACAtaatatgtttttcttttctgttaaGCTAAGGTTAACAACATTGTTTGATGGACTTTGTGTATCCGTCTTTGCCGGTTTATCTGCAAGCTGTTTATTCATGCTTTTTTGCTTTCCATTAATTATTCATTTagaaaaaagaaggtaaaaatgaatggagacccctcaactataggttGAAATGGCCCTtcatctcttttattttatttttagattgaGATACCTTCACCTTTCGAAttctttgatttaaattattttcgataattaAATTGGGTGTTCTATCATTTCAGTAGTGATTCCATTAAATCTAATGGCTTTAACGACTTTTTAGTAAATGAAACTGGAAGCATTATGGGTTAATAGCTAACAGACAAGTTTTCAATTATAATTAAatgtaagaatttttttttttaaaaaatagaagctAAGGGGCGTCCATCAAAAATATGAAGTTGAGGACTTGGGGGCCCTATATCAAAATGACCTGTAGTTGAGGCGGTttgtatacatttttaccaaaaaagaatgtatgaaagaataaaaaataactgGTAAGTACTTTTTAGTGCAAAAAACTTCTGGGACAAAGCAACAACAGAAAACGTAAAGCAATGCCAAACAATGCCTACTCATCTTCTCATTCTTTTCCAAACTTTTGAGAATGAACCAACTAATTATGGAGCTCTTTTTGTGGCTTGCTTGTGCAGATGTGATTATTTGAACTTCAGGAGAAACAAGGTTTGCCTGAAGTGCAACTGCAACCG
Coding sequences:
- the LOC109710605 gene encoding zinc finger protein VAR3, chloroplastic-like isoform X3, which encodes MKELVYGLNFNPSTSWLGLELNLRLDLKLLSFDLDFGQVLLDLRVLEDLWTTSFGETNKFDGYPVEPSAAGEARVRGKRSLPTQDIQAVVECGCPNLFRKVVNSAKRLRAFLQLDEADVCSACNLRGSCDKAYVIAKDNEGARTVDVVRILLSYAVDPVSLSGEYSVKANVQESARKLLTELIKLSDTAIDPSLPKPAVVSPSQKEPFQKVVAKEKQSVGKGKQSPAVEMKRGDWLCPNCNFLNFARNLRCLECKENGPKRVDFGNAEMKLGDWTCPECQFMNFARNKKCFRCLEPRPKRPLNPGEWECPSCDYLNFRRNKVCLKCNCNRPEEEGSQDQTEDHVWRRPKESKNNTTFKFGDDEDEEEEDDLDDILPLEGERKFVVSKRATPAERRSTSARRQNYSS
- the LOC109710605 gene encoding zinc finger protein VAR3, chloroplastic-like isoform X2, which encodes MASSKLLHLSVAFFRSSSRLLPLSTLRPLSKTLTPALRFSTTTAAATGSATDASPAAVAVAAHPWPEWEGFLEKLSSKGYFERSAADGDGDRDGAAAAATATDASAAAALDVNRVKHACLKFGRERFDILGSLPTQDIQAVVECGCPNLFRKVVNSAKRLRAFLQLDEADVCSACNLRGSCDKAYVIAKDNEGARTVDVVRILLSYAVDPVSLSGEYSVKANVQESARKLLTELIKLSDTAIDPSLPKPAVVSPSQKEPFQKVVAKEKQSVGKECKENGPKRVDFGNAEMKLGDWTCPECQFMNFARNKKCFRCLEPRPKRPLNPGEWECPSCDYLNFRRNKVCLKCNCNRPEEEGSQDQTEDHVWRRPKESKNNTTFKFGDDEDEEEEDDLDDILPLEGERKFVVSKRATPAERRSTSARRQNYSS
- the LOC109710605 gene encoding zinc finger protein VAR3, chloroplastic-like isoform X1 encodes the protein MASSKLLHLSVAFFRSSSRLLPLSTLRPLSKTLTPALRFSTTTAAATGSATDASPAAVAVAAHPWPEWEGFLEKLSSKGYFERSAADGDGDRDGAAAAATATDASAAAALDVNRVKHACLKFGRERFDILGSLPTQDIQAVVECGCPNLFRKVVNSAKRLRAFLQLDEADVCSACNLRGSCDKAYVIAKDNEGARTVDVVRILLSYAVDPVSLSGEYSVKANVQESARKLLTELIKLSDTAIDPSLPKPAVVSPSQKEPFQKVVAKEKQSVGKGKQSPAVEMKRGDWLCPNCNFLNFARNLRCLECKENGPKRVDFGNAEMKLGDWTCPECQFMNFARNKKCFRCLEPRPKRPLNPGEWECPSCDYLNFRRNKVCLKCNCNRPEEEGSQDQTEDHVWRRPKESKNNTTFKFGDDEDEEEEDDLDDILPLEGERKFVVSKRATPAERRSTSARRQNYSS